Part of the Cloacibacterium caeni genome is shown below.
CTATAATCACCAAGAATTGTTTGAATTGTTACAGAAATTAGGTCAAGAAAATAAAAAAGTAATTCTTTTCGGTGTTTCTTTTGCTTTGTTAGATTTTTTAGATTATTGTCATTCTGAACGAAGTGAAGAATCTGTTTCAATTCGTTCGGAATACCTCACAGTCATAGAAACGGGCGGTATGAAAGGCAGAAAAGAGGAAATGACCAAAGATGAGCTTTTGAAAACTCTACAAAAAGGTTTCGGAACTGATAAAATTTTCTCTGAATATTCGATGACAGAACTGCTTTCTCAGGCTTATTCTTTAGGAGAAAATGTATACGAAACGCCCAATTGGATGCGTGTTCTCATCAGAAATACCGAAGATCCGTTTTCTTATATGGAAGCAGGGAGAACTGGCGCCATTAACATCATAGACTTGGCGAATAGACATTCTTGCAGCTTTATTGCGACACAAGATTTGGGCAAAATTGTAAATGATTTTGAGATTCTTCGCTATGCTCAGAATGACAAACACTCGTTTCAGGTTTTGGGAAGAATTGACCATTCTGATATTCGCGGTTGCAGTTTATTGGTTTCATAAAATTCTGCGATGATTAAAGTAGAGGAACTTACTTTTGCCTACATTCAAAAATTTTGCGATTTTGAAAAAGATATTGTCTTGACCAATCATTTCAATACCGATTGGGAAGCTGATATTTTGGTGATTAATCAGGAAGGTTTTTCTCATGAAATTGAAATTAAGTTATCGAAGAGCGATTTCAAAAATGATTTCAAAAAATTTTATCAAAATCAAAATAGCGGAGAAAAATTTCTGAAGCATGACAAAATTGGTTGTGGTGATTATGTTTGTAATCATTTTAGTTTTCTATTGCCAATGGGAATGATTGCATTGGAAGAAATTCCTGAGCATTGTGGCGTGATAGAATTTTATCACAATGAAGATACTTGGAAAACGGAATTCTATATCCGAAGATTGCCTCAAAGAATTCATGAAGATCTTTATTGGAATCTAGTAGACCAAAAAGATTTTTTAAGAAAATTATCTAGAAATTATTACTTCAAAAAACTAGAATTAAAAGGAAAAACAGAAGAATTTATTTTCAGAAATGAATTGGGAAATAAAAAATAATATTCCTTTTTTTAAGATTTGTGTTAAAAAAATGACTTTTTTTTTCTAGAAAAATTACAAAAGTCATAAAAAAATGCTTCTTAAAAAGATTTCTTTTATATATCTTTACTTTTTGAAATACGAACAAAATGAAACATAGATTTACTTTATTATTAGTACTATTAATGCAGTATTTTGCATTTAGTCAGACCTTAGTTAATGTAAGCTATTCTGTTAATCCGCCTACTTTTGAAGAGACAGAATCTGTTACAGTAAGTTTTACGATTAATGAAAACTCTTTTGGTGTAGCTTCTTCACATGATTTGTATTTATGGGCATGGTCATTTGACTCTGCTAATACGAATGCAAATTCCCCTACTAATGGAACATGGAGTTCTTCAGGTGCTACTAACAAACTTACTTATGCTGGTGGGAGCTCTACAGCTGCTACATATACTTACACTATGAATACTGTAAAATCATTTTACGGTAATAGAACAAATCCTTTATCAAGAATAGGATTTTTAGTAAAAACACTTACTGGTAACTATAAATCACAGGATATAGTTCTGCCTGTTGGGAAATTTCAGATGAGCTTAACCAATCCGGTTGCGGGAAGTACTAACTTCTATAATTCTGGAAGCAGTGTAATAGTAAGTGCAACGACTTCACAAAATGCTACTTTTAAACTGAAAGCAAATGGTAACGTTGTAAATTCTACAAGTACAGGTGCTACTTCTTATAATTATTCTTACACGGTAACTCAGGATGCAGCATTAGAATTAGAAGGGACTAGTACTATAAATAGTGAAGTGCAAACTAAATCCTTTACAGTGGTTACTACACCAACAGTTCAAACAGCAGCAATTCCTTCTTGGATAAGACAAGGTATCAATTATGATGCTAATGATGCTACAAAAATTGGATTGGCAATTTATGCTCCTGGAAAAAGTTATGTACATGTAATCGGTAGTTTTAATAATTGGACGGTAAATAATGCGTATCTTATGAAAAGAGATACCACCAATCCAGATTTATATTGGATAGAGATTACTGGATTAACTCCACAGCAAATTTATACCTTCCAATACAGAACGAATGATGGTAAAAAGGTAGCAGATCCTTTCTCTAGATTAG
Proteins encoded:
- a CDS encoding LuxE/PaaK family acyltransferase; this translates as MFKNIFNIKSEADFQAACLETFLYQYENVEVYRKFVDFLGKNPSEIKEIKDIPFLPIEMFKNHLVLDKVFVNFVRKPSVYAQTDKPLSYFQSSGTTQIQTRSKHYIADFNLYEESIYKSFEQFIGKPEDYIFLGLLPNYSENPYSSLIYMVDFLMKKSGKPENGYFLYNHQELFELLQKLGQENKKVILFGVSFALLDFLDYCHSERSEESVSIRSEYLTVIETGGMKGRKEEMTKDELLKTLQKGFGTDKIFSEYSMTELLSQAYSLGENVYETPNWMRVLIRNTEDPFSYMEAGRTGAINIIDLANRHSCSFIATQDLGKIVNDFEILRYAQNDKHSFQVLGRIDHSDIRGCSLLVS